A stretch of DNA from Carya illinoinensis cultivar Pawnee chromosome 12, C.illinoinensisPawnee_v1, whole genome shotgun sequence:
agaaaaatacttaTCTTTTTTGTATGGTATTGCTAATGTTTCTGCAATATTGTGTACTTGGGCAACACCTGTTTACTTGttgcaaaaaaattatattttacgtgtaaaaaaaaaaaatgtatctgCAATATTGATCTTTGTGTGCTATGCTTTTGAAGCAGAGCAAGATGAGGGTCTTGAGAAGTTGGAGGAGACTGTTGTAAGTACAAAACATATTGCACTGGCAGTCAATGAAGAACTTGACCTACACACTAGGCTGATTGTATGTGCTTTCTCCTGCCTTAATGATTTCCTAAGTTGCTAGCCTTTAATTTTTTCACATTTGAGTGCCATTTAAAACTTAGTGATACTAAATATGTTGCTGTGAATTTTACAATTCCCTGCTCTTACATTTTGCAGGATGACTTGGATGAGCGTGTGGACATTACGGACAGCAGGTTACAGGTAATACACTCACTACTTTTAACTAGCACCAAATCCAATGACCTTGTAGCTTAGTGGCACCAGCACCCATACTTTGTTGTCACGACTGGGGTTCAATCCCCCTTAACGTCCAGTTGCCCAAGGGTAAGAGAAATAGTAGCACCAAAAATCTTGTTGAGCAAGTCATGAGATTGCGAAATGtacaatagaataaaataaacccCATAACTGTTCTCTTCATTATTGTAGATAGCGCCATACAATAATAGATTTTccacaattctctctctctctctctctctctctctctctctctctctctctctctctctctctctctctctatatatatatatattactgttTGATGTGGTGGGATTCTAACTGTTTCTTTTGGGATCACTTATATTGTCAAAACAGCGGGTGCAGAAGCATTTGGCGATTTTGAATAAGCGCACTAAGGGTGGTTGCTCTTGCATGGGTTTGCTCTTATCAGTTATTGGGATTGTGGTTCTGGTTGCTGTCATATGGTTGttgataaaatatttgtaatagCAACAATGGCGAACCCCACCATATCTGTGTTTGTGTATCTTGTGTGAATGGAGCTTTCCTGTTTCCCATCATGGTTATAACAATCTATGTGGGTTTCTTGTCTTCTTTGGGTGCTTTGTTTGTGTTACCAAAATTTCTGAGGTGTTGAGATACTTTGTAAATTGCACTTGTTAATCGGCATATCTAagtatctatattttttttttttccttactttgCCGGAATTCTTTTTCTCGTCAATTCAAGTTTTAACTTCTCCAATTGCTTTGCTTTCGACATTCGACATTCAATATTGTGTTATTTCAAGAATATGGTTTCAACAAATTAGTATTTCAAGAACGAGTAGATCTTATGGGATCTTGCTTATGTTCTCCGACCACTTTGAAGCCATAGGATAAAGAGATTACTCCAATTTCATTCCCAATGCATAGATGCGCAAGAGGAACCGGGGTGGCATGTAAAATTGGATAGTTCCCACTGTAGTTGGTTGAAAATATGcgatcttaaaatattttctgagtTTTCTTAGATATAACGGTTAACcgttaaatattaaattagcATGCTTCTGTTTGTTGTAGCTATTTTACGTTGACTTATTGGGTGCCTGTGACCGTTATGCAGACCAAATGGTGTAATTATTAGTATGTTTTTTGTTGGATTCGAGATTGGACTTTTTTTGTTCAAACAGTTAACAGAAAGCAAAAGATTTCAACCGACATTGATTTACTTACACTGAGGACTGATTCTATCACATTACAGTCAGTAGTTTTGACCAATTGAGGACTAACAGAAAATATGAACGAGCACACTCCAAGAACATTACCTACATAAATACGAGTGAACTCCAAAGAAAATGGCATTCTCGTACACTCAGCTTCGTAATCATTACAGAGCGAAATGGCCAAAGgagttccaaaaaaaaaaaagagaaattaaaagAAGAGCTTTCTCGGAGATTGTTTGGATGGAACGGTTGATGGCGAGAGGGGGAATGGCATTCCCTTACTTTCCTGGGCGCCCGCAACTTTGTCCACCAGCTTTGCTGCCCTGGGGTCTGTTAATAGTATCTTCTGAAATGACTGCGAGAAGCCTGTAGCAATAATAGTAACATGAATCTCTCCATTGTAGCGGTCATCCACCACAGCTCCAAATATTATATTAGCAGAAGGATCTGCCAAACTTGTCACAACCTGAAAAAAGtcaatacatgtgcatatattaatacattaacATGAAAACCAAAGTGGGAAGTTCAAGGATTGAATGCAGAAATTATAATACAGCCCACGCAGTAGAAAGATTTAAGTGGAACATGCGCTCCACTCCACATATTTACAATCCTAGATCCTCATGGAGAAACTGCTGCCGCATCCTAATCAATCGAAGCTAACCACCAACGGTAACTTGCAACCTCAGGACAATATAGAACAAATCAATAAAAGACAATTGAAAGAGCATTCAGTTTGCCTACTCTGAACTTCTCAAATATGCAACCGTTACTGGTTGTTAAGAGAACAAAAACTCTCTCAATCACCTCAACAGGTAGCAGCAACAAGAGGATAACCCAGCTTTTGTAATATTATGGAACACAAAATATCAAACACATTGATAGGAATTGCTTTTAAAGGTCAAAATAGACATTTCATTTCCATTGCCCACTACCCCACtcaaagaaaagggaaaaggccCAAATCAACTTGCAGATTCTGGGGATTTCAGGCATAGTTCTATATCAGAACATTCacttgaaataaaatcaatattatcaaccaatttaaaatgcaaaatGAATGCTAAAGTGTGCCTTCTCCTTCTTTCATGAGAATACAGCAGCAGAAACCAATACCTGAGACACCCTATTCACTTCCTGCAGGGTTATGTCCTTCCCTCCGGTAATATTGTACACTACCCCTGTAGCTGATTGAATTGAAGATCCAATCAGGGGAGCTAAAGTAGCTTGTTCAGCGGCTTCTTCTGCACGATTTTTGCTGGAGGAAACCCCCACTCCAAGCATTGCAGTTCCGGAGTCTTTCATGACTGCTTTTACATCTGCAAAATCAACATTTACCAGTCCAGGTATCTGCAAACAAACATTTCAATCTTCAAATTATCTAGCATAAGCAGAATGACCATGTCCAGGAAGGTGTGAAGAATCAGCTATAGTCATTCTATGATCTATTGTttgataattattataattttttcataggtaatcaagaagttttattcataaaagtaggcaaagcccaagtacatagggagtatacatgagaagacctaactagagtttacaaTCAAAAGTAGAAAATCATGGATATTTAGCCCATTACAAAAAATGGCCCCAGCCCATAAGAAcaatgatttaaaaaagaaaactttaagcTCCTCCATTGTTCTCTCGCGATCTTTGAagcttctatcatttctcttgttTGATAATTATAAATGGTCCTGTATAAATCTCTATTACTAACTATATAACTAACGACATAATCATGTTATGTCTCACAAGTAGTCACGGACTCACAGCTAACTTAAACTTCTTAATTTAACCTGGTTAGATATTAAGATGTAAAAATACAGTTCAAAAGCACCCACCGTGATTATGTCCGAAATTCCTTGCACTCCTTGACGTAGAACATCATCAGCAAGAAGGAAAGCATCCTGGAGGGGCGTCTGCTCATCAGCAATATCCAGCAGACGGTCGTTGGGAATGACTATTAGAGTGTCAACATTCTTTTGCAACTTCTCAATGGCCTCCAATGCCTGAAGAGaagtagatatattttttttttgataagtaaagagAAGTAGATAGGATATACTGGAACTTCAAAAGGCAATAGAAATTGGATTGTAGCATAGATACTGCAGCAATATTATAAACTATCAGGTTAATTCTGTGT
This window harbors:
- the LOC122289648 gene encoding cell division protein FtsZ homolog 1, chloroplastic, encoding MATLQLANPNELISLSYIPSPFSLKRLPLGECIPQRSTTFRKRHHFGVVSCSFAPVESARIKVVGVGGGGNNAVNRMIGSGLHGVDFYAINTDSQALIQSAAENPLQIGELLTRGLGTGGNPLLGEQAAEESKEAIANALKGSDLVFITAGMGGGTGSGAAPVVAQISKEAGYLTVGVVTYPFAFEGRKRSLQALEAIEKLQKNVDTLIVIPNDRLLDIADEQTPLQDAFLLADDVLRQGVQGISDIITIPGLVNVDFADVKAVMKDSGTAMLGVGVSSSKNRAEEAAEQATLAPLIGSSIQSATGVVYNITGGKDITLQEVNRVSQVVTSLADPSANIIFGAVVDDRYNGEIHVTIIATGFSQSFQKILLTDPRAAKLVDKVAGAQESKGMPFPLSPSTVPSKQSPRKLFF